From Mycoplasma sp. 2045, a single genomic window includes:
- a CDS encoding phosphatidate cytidylyltransferase: MKKEEQKSFWINRVIPALIIGLVLVIFLTVSKYSFDFNLYKNFKDGVFWFLRTLSILIFVGFAFWIYYELSKAYLQNHKIFKWVLPALAVGLLFAYPNFLKFLTTRITPSESILVNKNILQIGSVFTDATYGAFSFFDAIWPLTITLIFVLIRFLTVKNINLKYLAIKALSFFFIFSFLTYFLKSFMVLLAQTYAIEVILLIVFIAMSCDIGGYFGGRFLGHKFFKQKLAPAISPKKTIEGAIVGIIVAISVTLAYMGIAYGIASDKNQTLMHIMMTPWNVDGNSLNMMFVYLMLFIFLAPMFAICGDLAFSLIKRRNEIKDFSNLLREHGGILDRLDSISFVFILFITLSMFAII, translated from the coding sequence ATGAAAAAAGAAGAACAAAAATCTTTTTGAATAAATAGAGTTATTCCTGCTCTAATTATCGGACTTGTTCTAGTTATATTTTTAACAGTATCAAAATACTCTTTTGATTTTAATTTATATAAAAACTTTAAAGATGGAGTATTTTGATTTTTAAGAACATTGTCTATTTTGATTTTTGTAGGATTTGCTTTTTGAATTTATTATGAACTATCAAAAGCATATCTGCAAAACCATAAAATATTTAAATGAGTTTTACCTGCTTTAGCAGTTGGGTTGCTCTTTGCTTATCCAAACTTCCTTAAGTTCTTAACAACTCGGATAACACCCTCAGAAAGTATTTTAGTTAATAAAAATATATTACAAATTGGTTCAGTCTTTACAGATGCTACTTATGGTGCATTTAGTTTCTTTGACGCAATATGACCTTTAACAATTACATTAATTTTTGTATTAATTAGATTTTTAACTGTTAAAAATATTAATCTCAAATATTTAGCAATTAAAGCTTTATCATTCTTTTTCATCTTTTCATTCTTAACATACTTCTTAAAATCATTTATGGTGCTACTTGCACAAACTTACGCTATTGAAGTTATTTTATTAATTGTATTCATCGCAATGTCTTGTGACATTGGAGGATACTTTGGTGGAAGATTTTTAGGGCACAAGTTTTTCAAACAAAAACTTGCTCCAGCTATTAGTCCTAAAAAGACAATTGAAGGTGCTATTGTCGGAATTATTGTTGCAATCTCAGTTACATTAGCATATATGGGAATAGCTTATGGAATAGCATCAGACAAAAATCAAACATTAATGCACATAATGATGACACCATGAAATGTAGATGGTAATAGCTTAAATATGATGTTTGTGTATTTAATGTTATTTATCTTCCTTGCACCTATGTTTGCAATCTGTGGAGACTTAGCATTTTCACTCATAAAAAGAAGAAATGAAATTAAAGATTTCTCAAACTTACTAAGAGAGCACGGTGGTATTTTAGATAGATTAGATTCAATCTCTTTTGTATTTATTTTATTTATCACACTATCAATGTTTGCGATAATATAA
- a CDS encoding DUF262 domain-containing protein, which produces MTNNSVSVVNMMEIIKQKSSTPHTQYVIPIFQRKYTWTKKPAVEAYIKDIIDIFNSNDPDYQHFIGFFFYYLDKNTDFNPLSDNNRAFKMYVVDGQQRLVTTFLIILALRDILSSVSYSEKFTEVIETLNNNFLYFEDKKKEKQCRLYPLVDDNDAFKKILEGEINSKEDINLLNTSNVYSSYKYIKEELEHLLKNEGKIQLETVDKFLNSLSKLIIISVKIEDNDNPQKIFQSINSTGVKLTQADLIRNYILMSAKTDREQKDLYDKYWVKIEKNLNNDSKIMEHFFFIYLQIKKMEIVNFTKIYDNFKHYCEKNYQNEYGTLKLSEILSDVLEYSEQYKYIKLIDNKEISSKTIFKNKKLIREMVLSKNLNTDAALPLIVKMSKLLHEKIIKEDLFLEILKGINIYFVRRAILNLGIQSINKVFINLLVILESKNWKDESSVINTFRSSLVNDNNGKTTRMPTDKELEDYMLEANMYQRARLLKNIYIHIQFNDTFTYKDVEPKEWSIEHLMPQDGAKWIGENGITKDNHQTHKHRIGNLALFKKEENSYLSNLPFEEKKAKINKFIHWAMNADILKYEYWNTETIEERSKKIANEILKKTFKYFEADDTKYKIFKIHIANSKGEKIAQAELYEKDGSVKIFAGSRIIKNPKKEKYYEKSIKGTLDILLAQNVLQETDEGYIFIEDYSVTPRTGGKATSLSATANVITWDNHNGKEIWLDENGEKIKNNADFKATKFGSSKIN; this is translated from the coding sequence ATGACAAATAATTCAGTGTCAGTTGTTAATATGATGGAAATAATTAAGCAAAAATCTTCCACTCCTCACACTCAATATGTAATTCCAATTTTTCAAAGAAAATATACCTGAACTAAGAAACCAGCAGTAGAAGCATATATTAAGGATATTATCGACATCTTTAATAGTAACGATCCTGATTATCAACATTTCATTGGTTTCTTTTTCTATTATTTAGACAAGAATACTGATTTTAATCCTCTTAGTGATAACAACCGAGCATTTAAAATGTACGTTGTCGATGGACAACAGAGATTAGTTACAACATTTCTAATAATTCTCGCTTTAAGAGATATTTTAAGTAGTGTTTCCTATTCTGAAAAATTTACCGAAGTTATTGAAACACTTAACAATAATTTTCTATACTTTGAAGATAAGAAAAAAGAGAAACAATGCAGATTATATCCATTAGTTGATGATAATGACGCATTTAAGAAAATTCTTGAAGGTGAAATTAATTCAAAAGAAGATATCAATTTATTGAATACATCAAATGTCTATTCTTCATATAAATACATTAAAGAAGAATTGGAACATCTATTAAAAAATGAAGGAAAAATTCAACTTGAAACAGTTGATAAATTTTTAAACTCACTAAGCAAATTAATTATTATCTCAGTCAAAATCGAAGATAATGACAACCCACAAAAAATATTCCAAAGCATCAACTCAACCGGAGTTAAATTAACTCAAGCTGATCTTATTAGAAATTACATATTAATGTCTGCGAAAACTGATAGAGAGCAAAAAGATTTATACGATAAGTATTGAGTAAAAATTGAGAAAAACTTAAATAATGATTCTAAAATAATGGAACATTTCTTTTTCATTTATTTACAAATCAAAAAAATGGAAATTGTTAACTTTACAAAGATTTATGATAATTTCAAACATTACTGCGAGAAGAATTATCAAAATGAATATGGTACGCTCAAACTAAGTGAAATTCTTAGTGATGTTCTTGAATACTCAGAACAATATAAATACATAAAGTTAATTGATAATAAAGAAATATCGTCTAAAACAATATTTAAGAATAAAAAACTAATAAGAGAAATGGTTTTAAGTAAAAACTTAAATACAGACGCTGCATTACCTTTAATTGTCAAAATGAGTAAACTTCTTCACGAGAAAATTATTAAAGAAGATTTATTCCTTGAAATACTGAAAGGTATAAATATTTATTTTGTACGTCGTGCAATATTAAATCTTGGTATTCAGAGTATTAATAAAGTATTTATTAATCTACTAGTAATATTAGAATCTAAGAATTGAAAGGACGAAAGTAGCGTTATAAATACCTTCAGAAGTTCACTTGTTAATGATAATAACGGGAAAACTACACGTATGCCTACTGACAAGGAACTTGAAGATTATATGTTAGAAGCAAATATGTATCAACGTGCACGTTTACTAAAAAATATATACATACATATCCAATTCAATGACACATTCACATATAAAGACGTTGAACCAAAAGAGTGAAGCATAGAACATTTAATGCCTCAAGATGGTGCAAAATGAATTGGCGAAAACGGCATTACAAAAGATAATCACCAAACACATAAGCATAGAATAGGTAATTTAGCTTTATTCAAGAAAGAGGAAAACTCATATCTAAGTAATTTACCTTTCGAAGAGAAGAAAGCTAAAATTAATAAATTCATCCATTGAGCTATGAATGCCGATATTCTAAAATATGAATATTGAAATACAGAGACTATTGAAGAACGTTCTAAAAAGATAGCTAATGAAATACTTAAGAAAACTTTTAAATATTTCGAAGCTGATGACACAAAATATAAAATTTTCAAAATTCATATCGCAAACTCTAAAGGTGAGAAAATTGCTCAAGCAGAACTTTATGAAAAAGATGGTTCTGTAAAAATCTTTGCAGGTTCAAGAATTATTAAAAATCCTAAAAAAGAAAAATATTACGAGAAATCAATTAAGGGAACTTTGGATATTTTATTAGCTCAAAATGTTCTGCAAGAGACTGATGAAGGATATATTTTTATTGAGGACTATTCAGTAACCCCGAGAACAGGTGGAAAAGCGACAAGTTTAAGTGCGACAGCTAATGTTATAACCTGAGATAACCATAATGGTAAAGAAATTTGATTAGATGAAAATGGTGAAAAAATTAAGAATAATGCAGATTTTAAAGCAACAAAATTTGGTAGTTCTAAAATCAACTAA
- a CDS encoding MFS transporter, translating into MSLFRSLNANLWKYISSISLSSIGSEAFKLASSLYIYKITGDFWLVTLLYLLVQLPSLIIYAISSQLVKLLPDRVALLICDIASSILLIIPLGTYFAFINNLSTHTFSIILIVTSTLLGTVHSYRFIHLKNILYFLAKDKNDLNKFNIGNSFAISIGLVLSPILSLLLYKYLPFYSLVIFNMLTYILSGLLYWSLKTKSEMTVFVDKAKANDGSHKILSSKFKLFSWIFILSSSLVIGIFLFPKQSGIIQFFKWVGDYKYEDWSFYFTIVLALLSLAGVIVVFLLNKYKVKIDLRWIIFGMFALSIIWMSLSFISNKQFILISYFSINALQQLVFSMFLPGFYSKSYQLFEKDKFHLQNGLSIVFRIIMSSLLIIALTAINNLVGYSWTYIAYSVIVIVCGVIAIVSYTRINKLYKIPTIKKIDNLWVL; encoded by the coding sequence ATGTCGCTATTTAGAAGCTTAAATGCTAACTTATGAAAATATATAAGTAGTATTTCATTATCATCAATCGGGTCAGAAGCATTTAAATTAGCTTCTAGTTTATATATTTACAAAATAACTGGTGATTTCTGATTAGTTACATTGTTGTACTTATTAGTACAATTACCATCGTTAATCATTTATGCAATCTCATCACAACTTGTTAAATTACTACCTGATAGAGTCGCTCTTCTTATTTGTGATATTGCTAGTTCAATATTGTTGATAATACCTTTAGGAACTTACTTTGCATTTATCAATAATCTATCTACACATACGTTTTCAATTATTTTAATTGTGACAAGTACACTTTTAGGAACTGTCCATTCCTATAGATTTATACACCTTAAGAATATTCTTTACTTTTTAGCAAAAGATAAAAATGATTTAAATAAATTCAACATCGGTAACTCATTTGCTATATCAATTGGATTAGTTTTATCTCCAATATTGTCACTTTTACTTTATAAGTATTTACCTTTTTATTCTTTAGTTATTTTTAACATGTTAACTTACATATTATCTGGTTTACTTTATTGAAGTTTAAAAACTAAATCAGAAATGACTGTTTTTGTGGATAAAGCAAAAGCAAATGATGGATCACATAAGATTTTAAGTTCTAAATTTAAGCTATTTTCATGAATATTCATATTATCTTCATCCTTAGTAATTGGAATATTCTTATTTCCTAAACAATCTGGAATTATTCAATTTTTCAAATGAGTTGGTGATTATAAATATGAGGATTGAAGTTTCTATTTCACAATTGTTTTAGCTCTATTAAGTCTAGCTGGTGTAATTGTCGTTTTCTTATTAAATAAATACAAAGTAAAAATTGATCTTAGATGAATAATTTTTGGAATGTTTGCATTGAGCATCATTTGAATGTCATTATCATTCATTTCAAATAAACAGTTTATTTTAATTAGTTACTTTTCAATTAATGCACTACAACAATTGGTGTTTAGTATGTTCTTACCAGGATTTTATAGCAAGTCATATCAATTATTCGAAAAAGATAAGTTCCATTTACAAAATGGGTTATCAATAGTGTTTAGGATTATTATGTCTTCATTATTAATAATTGCACTTACAGCGATTAATAATTTAGTTGGATACTCATGAACTTACATTGCATATTCAGTAATAGTTATAGTTTGTGGAGTGATTGCTATAGTTTCATATACCAGAATTAATAAGTTGTACAAGATCCCTACTATTAAGAAAATTGATAATTTATGAGTTTTATAA
- a CDS encoding M17 family metallopeptidase gives MIKTVDKVRNNSMLLKAVYKNDENLPSTLIQKNNVVTEYFDKNEALVFMGKKDKLSFDSVAKFAKGFFTNQGRDVQVDLDSFVTEKVTLAQVVKAFVEAYNYVNADLYSAKTTKKHEKFAISLLSVKGENEYADALKQAVVLSEAVNFARNLQVTPPNICNSEWLAEVVRKDLEQYSNLKVTVLNKKQIEEQKMGLLLSVNRGSMFEPRVVVIEYNGNPESNEKTVYVGKGITFDSGGYNIKTGRNMLGMKFDMSGSVFVASALKAIAQLKPKTNVAAIMCITDNRVNGDASLPDSVWTSMNGKTVEINNTDAEGRLVMADGLTYAVRNLKATRLVDVATLTGAILVALGQTYTGAWATTDTAWEELLKAAKEQNELVWRMPLDEAFAKEIRNSVVADLKNTDLSGIGGGSSSAAMFLKEFTEDVEYIHLDVAGTADIASRPTGVMVKTLTQLALDSSK, from the coding sequence ATGATTAAAACAGTTGATAAAGTTAGAAATAACTCAATGCTTTTAAAAGCAGTTTATAAAAATGATGAAAACTTACCATCAACATTAATTCAAAAAAATAATGTTGTAACAGAATACTTTGATAAAAATGAAGCTCTTGTATTTATGGGAAAAAAAGATAAATTATCTTTTGATTCAGTAGCTAAATTTGCAAAAGGATTCTTTACAAATCAAGGTAGAGATGTTCAAGTTGATTTAGATTCATTTGTAACAGAAAAAGTTACATTAGCACAAGTTGTTAAAGCTTTTGTTGAAGCTTACAACTATGTAAATGCTGATTTATATTCAGCTAAAACAACTAAAAAACATGAGAAATTTGCAATTTCTTTATTATCAGTTAAAGGAGAAAATGAATATGCAGATGCATTAAAACAAGCAGTTGTATTATCAGAAGCTGTTAACTTCGCAAGAAACTTACAAGTGACACCACCAAACATTTGTAACTCAGAATGATTAGCAGAAGTTGTTAGAAAAGATTTAGAACAATACTCAAACTTAAAAGTTACAGTTCTTAATAAAAAACAAATTGAAGAGCAAAAAATGGGACTTTTACTTTCAGTTAACCGTGGAAGTATGTTTGAACCAAGAGTTGTTGTTATTGAATACAACGGTAACCCTGAATCAAACGAAAAAACAGTTTATGTAGGTAAAGGAATTACATTTGACTCAGGTGGATACAACATTAAAACAGGTAGAAACATGTTAGGTATGAAATTTGACATGTCAGGTTCTGTGTTTGTTGCTTCAGCTCTTAAGGCTATTGCTCAATTAAAACCAAAAACAAATGTTGCTGCAATTATGTGTATTACAGACAACAGAGTTAATGGAGATGCTTCGTTACCTGATTCAGTTTGAACATCAATGAATGGTAAAACAGTTGAAATTAACAACACAGATGCTGAAGGAAGATTAGTTATGGCAGATGGATTAACATACGCTGTAAGAAACTTAAAAGCTACAAGATTAGTTGATGTCGCTACATTAACAGGTGCTATTTTAGTAGCATTAGGACAAACATACACAGGTGCATGAGCTACTACAGATACTGCTTGAGAAGAATTATTAAAAGCTGCTAAAGAACAAAATGAATTAGTATGAAGAATGCCTCTTGATGAAGCTTTCGCTAAAGAAATTAGAAACTCAGTAGTTGCTGACCTTAAGAACACTGACTTAAGCGGTATTGGTGGAGGTTCATCATCAGCCGCTATGTTCTTAAAAGAATTTACAGAAGATGTTGAATACATTCACTTAGATGTTGCAGGAACAGCTGATATTGCTTCAAGACCTACAGGTGTAATGGTAAAAACATTAACACAATTAGCTCTTGATTCATCTAAATAA
- a CDS encoding M17 family metallopeptidase, giving the protein MIKVIKELKKDVLVLKAAYENKDFPFYVATKNAKITDNLSENVSYIYIDKKHQSFDELAALFENLATSVNRDYQIDVESFVLNNDVLKTFRIIYSKLLFGQVKLFKKSIEEDKEKFKNIYVYVRNENVSAKLVKKIEVVAKAINDVRNLQIKPENFLNSEMLASEITNDFSGIEGLELTVLTKKEIEQLNMGLLLSVNKGSVHEPRVVIVSYKGNKKSKEHISIVGKGITFDTGGVNTKGYHMEGMKYDMSGSVISAYAVKALAQLKANVNVSAVMCITDNRINNDASLPENVYQSMSGKWVEVVDTDAEGRLVLADGIFYAADKLKPTTIIDVATLTGSMLTALGNTFTGIWSTNDSKWDDFLAASKEANEKVWRMPLHEDYNKGNKGSKVADLANWSSKVRPDSSQAAMFLKEFTKDIDFIHCDVAGTADVQGEPQGALVATLVEYALLNENK; this is encoded by the coding sequence ATGATTAAAGTAATTAAAGAACTTAAAAAAGATGTTTTAGTTTTAAAAGCAGCTTATGAAAATAAAGATTTTCCTTTTTATGTGGCTACTAAAAATGCAAAAATTACAGATAACTTAAGTGAAAATGTTTCATACATTTACATTGATAAAAAACATCAATCATTCGATGAATTAGCAGCTTTATTTGAGAATTTAGCAACTTCAGTTAATAGGGATTATCAAATTGATGTTGAATCATTTGTTTTAAATAATGATGTTTTAAAAACATTCAGAATTATTTACTCAAAATTATTATTTGGACAAGTGAAATTATTCAAAAAATCAATTGAAGAAGATAAAGAAAAATTCAAAAACATCTATGTGTATGTGAGAAATGAAAATGTTTCAGCAAAATTAGTTAAGAAAATTGAAGTAGTTGCAAAAGCAATTAATGATGTTAGAAATCTTCAAATTAAACCAGAAAACTTCTTAAACTCAGAAATGTTAGCTAGTGAAATTACAAATGATTTTTCAGGAATTGAAGGTCTTGAATTAACAGTTTTAACTAAAAAAGAAATTGAACAATTAAATATGGGTCTTTTATTATCTGTTAATAAAGGAAGCGTTCATGAACCAAGAGTTGTGATTGTATCTTATAAAGGAAACAAAAAATCAAAAGAACACATTTCTATTGTCGGAAAAGGTATCACATTTGACACTGGTGGAGTTAATACAAAAGGATATCATATGGAAGGTATGAAATATGATATGTCTGGTTCAGTAATTTCAGCTTATGCAGTTAAAGCTTTAGCTCAATTAAAAGCCAATGTTAATGTTTCTGCTGTTATGTGTATTACAGATAACAGAATTAACAATGATGCTTCATTACCGGAAAATGTTTACCAATCTATGTCAGGTAAATGAGTTGAAGTAGTTGACACAGATGCTGAAGGAAGATTAGTTTTAGCTGATGGGATTTTCTATGCAGCTGATAAATTAAAACCAACAACAATTATTGATGTCGCAACATTAACAGGTTCAATGTTAACAGCATTAGGAAATACTTTCACAGGAATCTGATCAACAAATGATTCAAAATGAGATGACTTTTTAGCAGCTTCTAAAGAAGCAAACGAAAAAGTTTGAAGAATGCCTTTACACGAAGATTATAACAAAGGTAACAAGGGTTCAAAAGTTGCTGACTTAGCTAACTGAAGTTCAAAAGTTAGACCTGATTCATCACAAGCAGCAATGTTCTTAAAAGAATTCACTAAAGATATTGATTTTATTCACTGTGATGTTGCTGGTACTGCAGATGTTCAAGGTGAACCACAAGGTGCATTAGTTGCAACATTAGTTGAATATGCGTTATTAAATGAAAATAAGTAA
- a CDS encoding YigZ family protein, producing MYKNELIIKKSEFIGYLYPVSSKEEVNQILKGLKEQYKDARHICYAYLLNSNGAETGGFSDDKEPSGTAGKPMFELIRLTKAQNVLVAVVRYFGGTKLGAGPLKKAYRQSASTVINLYLKDNQGKEK from the coding sequence ATGTATAAGAACGAGTTAATTATTAAAAAATCAGAATTTATTGGTTATTTATATCCGGTTTCTTCAAAAGAAGAAGTTAACCAAATTCTAAAGGGTCTTAAAGAACAATATAAAGATGCAAGACATATTTGTTATGCTTATTTATTAAATTCAAATGGTGCTGAAACAGGTGGATTTTCAGATGATAAAGAACCTAGTGGAACAGCTGGTAAGCCTATGTTTGAATTAATTAGACTAACAAAAGCGCAAAATGTTTTAGTTGCAGTTGTTAGATATTTTGGTGGAACAAAATTAGGAGCTGGACCACTTAAAAAAGCTTACAGGCAATCAGCTTCAACAGTAATTAACTTATATTTAAAAGACAATCAAGGTAAGGAGAAATAA
- a CDS encoding DnaJ C-terminal domain-containing protein — protein sequence MSKRDYYEILGVSKTATEQEIKTAYRSLAKKYHPDKLKDGTSDEKMKELNEAYSILSDPEKRKVYDQYGHDAANGRAGANPGGGNYYGGGFGGAQGFSEDFQDIFENIFGGFGGRRQRSSQGSYQQRGDDYRTNINISFMDALKGKTIKEKLDKWEMCMFCTGTGAENPNDLQTCSSCNGVGHKRRVVNSFFGQQVQQVVCETCHGKGKVVVSKCKKCRGEGYSAIQKTVSIKIEEGTVSGTRLKVAGYGGLGKNGGTPGDLFITVNVLPHKYYERDGMDIEMDFPVSFIDIMLENTVDVPTPWGNVKIKMKKTYTNSKVIKVPKKGVHFRGMEGDLRLHLEVIIPDLDRKNKKEVLAALQNVTDSSNQDFVQAVEKANK from the coding sequence ATGAGTAAAAGAGATTATTATGAAATTTTAGGTGTTTCAAAAACAGCTACTGAACAAGAAATTAAAACAGCTTACAGAAGTTTAGCTAAAAAATATCATCCAGATAAATTGAAAGATGGGACTTCTGATGAAAAAATGAAAGAATTAAATGAAGCTTATTCAATTCTTTCAGACCCTGAGAAAAGAAAAGTTTATGACCAATACGGACACGACGCCGCTAATGGAAGAGCAGGAGCAAACCCAGGAGGTGGAAACTACTATGGTGGTGGATTTGGTGGTGCACAAGGCTTTTCTGAAGATTTTCAAGATATTTTCGAGAACATTTTCGGTGGATTCGGAGGAAGAAGACAAAGAAGTTCTCAAGGTTCATATCAACAAAGAGGGGATGATTATAGAACTAATATAAATATTTCATTTATGGATGCTCTTAAAGGAAAAACAATTAAAGAGAAATTAGATAAATGAGAAATGTGTATGTTCTGTACAGGGACTGGAGCAGAAAATCCAAATGATCTGCAAACATGTAGTTCATGTAATGGAGTAGGACACAAAAGAAGAGTTGTTAATAGTTTCTTTGGTCAACAAGTTCAACAGGTTGTTTGTGAAACATGTCATGGAAAAGGTAAGGTTGTTGTTTCGAAATGTAAAAAGTGTCGTGGTGAAGGTTACTCAGCTATACAAAAAACTGTTTCTATTAAAATAGAGGAAGGGACAGTTTCAGGAACAAGATTAAAAGTTGCTGGATATGGTGGTTTAGGTAAAAACGGTGGAACACCGGGAGACTTATTCATTACAGTTAATGTGCTACCTCATAAATATTATGAAAGAGATGGAATGGATATTGAAATGGACTTTCCAGTTTCATTCATTGATATTATGTTAGAAAACACAGTTGACGTCCCAACTCCTTGAGGAAATGTAAAAATTAAAATGAAGAAAACCTACACAAACTCAAAAGTGATTAAGGTTCCTAAAAAAGGAGTTCACTTCAGAGGTATGGAAGGTGATTTAAGATTACATTTAGAAGTTATTATTCCTGATTTAGATAGAAAAAATAAAAAAGAAGTTTTAGCTGCATTACAAAATGTAACTGATTCATCAAATCAAGATTTTGTTCAAGCAGTTGAAAAAGCTAACAAATAA
- the recO gene encoding DNA repair protein RecO produces MAETIKNAIVLNLHEISDNEHIVSFFTAFGRLDLVARGLNNAHSKNRSNLIVGSIVEIEYFASRTQNKYGRLKKSSTIKLLDVTNLNNIKLFNSLNFLFQNIKTKNHLFAEYNRHFDSFNNTPWTKVSTYFYAHSLLYFGIDLSFNSCKRCGRIKDFISFDFNLGFICQNHDITQRLDVSVLQAIWYSFHDFYAYVNDVNSEINKFIFIEYKNQIINHLNISK; encoded by the coding sequence ATGGCTGAAACAATCAAAAACGCAATAGTTTTAAACTTACACGAAATATCAGACAATGAACATATTGTCAGTTTTTTCACTGCTTTTGGGAGATTAGATTTAGTTGCTAGAGGCCTAAATAATGCGCATTCAAAAAATAGAAGTAACTTAATAGTTGGTTCAATTGTTGAAATTGAATATTTTGCTTCAAGAACACAAAATAAGTATGGAAGATTAAAAAAATCAAGCACAATAAAATTACTTGATGTTACTAATTTAAATAATATTAAGCTATTTAATAGTTTGAACTTTTTATTCCAGAATATAAAAACTAAAAATCATCTATTTGCTGAATACAATAGACATTTTGATAGTTTTAATAATACACCTTGAACTAAAGTTTCAACATACTTTTATGCACACTCATTACTATACTTTGGTATTGATTTATCATTTAATTCTTGCAAAAGATGTGGAAGAATTAAGGACTTTATTTCTTTTGATTTTAATTTAGGTTTTATTTGTCAAAATCATGATATTACCCAAAGACTTGATGTTTCAGTTTTACAAGCTATATGGTATTCATTTCACGACTTTTACGCCTATGTCAATGATGTAAACAGTGAAATTAACAAGTTTATTTTTATTGAATATAAGAATCAAATAATTAATCATTTAAATATTAGCAAATAA